From Halococcus agarilyticus, one genomic window encodes:
- a CDS encoding cupin domain-containing protein produces the protein MSESSPVVRRTEDIEYEPVDAADGLEKGVLVDEKRGAPNFAIRRFTLEPGGRVPKHTNEVEHEQYVLKGEYVVGISEASSTPRADGDSEARCASGRASGQGPRAEAVDDDEEHVVSAGDSLLIPAGAVHWYRNEGDEEGAFICAVPNGDDAIELVE, from the coding sequence ATGAGCGAGTCATCCCCGGTGGTGCGGCGGACGGAAGACATCGAGTACGAACCCGTCGATGCGGCCGACGGTCTCGAAAAAGGCGTGCTCGTCGACGAAAAACGCGGTGCGCCGAACTTCGCCATCCGGCGATTCACGCTCGAACCTGGGGGACGGGTCCCGAAACACACCAACGAGGTCGAACACGAGCAGTACGTCCTGAAGGGAGAGTACGTGGTCGGGATCAGCGAGGCGTCTTCGACGCCTCGGGCAGACGGCGACAGCGAGGCACGGTGTGCCTCGGGCCGTGCGAGCGGGCAAGGCCCGCGAGCAGAAGCCGTCGACGACGACGAGGAACACGTCGTGAGCGCCGGCGACTCGCTGTTGATCCCGGCAGGAGCGGTCCACTGGTATCGCAACGAGGGAGACGAAGAGGGGGCGTTCATCTGCGCGGTGCCGAACGGCGACGACGCGATCGAACTCGTCGAATAG
- a CDS encoding CBS domain-containing protein translates to MPSFRIGRIAGIPIKVGLSFLLVLPLFAWLIATDVGRWTSIMNDVVGANLPEASLSAGQTPIVLGSVAAVGLFVGVVLHELGHSLVAMRYGYPIDSITLWFLGGIAQLTEMPEDWRQEFAVAIAGPIVSIAVGAVSYLGFLALPDSLGAARFVLAYLALANVVLAGFNLLPGFPMDGGRVLRALLARNRTHARATQLAAEVGKGFAVLLGLAGLLVGNIIYIGIAFFIYMSAAGEAQQATTKAALEGVAIERVMTPASGIDAVSPETSVAELIDRMLTERHTGYPVLRDGELVGLVTLSDAREVREVERDAYRVEEVMTRELTTVPADADAMTALTTMQSAGVGRLPVVDLNGEFTGLVSRTDLMTALTILQSSESATSTPDAPRSPDETMR, encoded by the coding sequence ATGCCCAGCTTTCGGATCGGCCGCATCGCCGGGATCCCCATCAAGGTCGGTCTATCGTTCCTGCTCGTCCTCCCCCTGTTCGCGTGGCTCATCGCCACCGACGTGGGGCGGTGGACCTCGATCATGAACGACGTCGTGGGGGCGAACCTCCCGGAAGCGTCGCTGTCGGCGGGCCAGACCCCGATCGTGCTCGGCAGCGTCGCCGCCGTCGGGCTGTTCGTCGGGGTCGTGCTCCACGAGCTCGGCCACTCGCTGGTGGCGATGCGGTACGGCTACCCGATCGACTCGATCACGCTCTGGTTTCTCGGCGGGATCGCTCAGTTAACGGAGATGCCCGAGGACTGGCGACAGGAGTTCGCGGTCGCGATCGCCGGGCCGATCGTGAGCATCGCGGTCGGTGCGGTGTCGTATCTCGGCTTCCTCGCACTCCCCGACTCGCTCGGGGCCGCCCGGTTCGTCCTCGCGTATCTCGCGCTGGCGAACGTCGTGCTCGCGGGGTTCAATCTCCTCCCCGGCTTCCCGATGGACGGGGGTCGCGTCCTGCGTGCGCTGCTCGCGCGCAATCGCACCCACGCACGGGCCACCCAGCTCGCCGCCGAGGTCGGCAAGGGGTTCGCGGTGCTTCTCGGTCTCGCGGGGCTGCTGGTTGGCAACATCATCTACATCGGGATCGCCTTCTTCATCTACATGAGCGCCGCTGGTGAGGCCCAGCAGGCCACCACGAAGGCCGCTCTGGAGGGGGTTGCAATCGAGCGGGTCATGACTCCCGCTAGTGGGATCGACGCCGTCTCGCCCGAGACCTCGGTCGCCGAACTGATCGACCGGATGTTGACCGAGCGCCACACCGGCTACCCCGTGCTGCGCGACGGCGAGCTCGTCGGTCTGGTCACGCTGTCGGACGCCCGCGAGGTCCGCGAGGTCGAGCGCGACGCCTACCGGGTCGAGGAGGTGATGACCCGCGAGCTCACGACGGTCCCGGCGGACGCCGACGCGATGACCGCACTCACGACGATGCAGTCGGCGGGCGTCGGTCGGCTCCCGGTCGTCGACCTCAACGGGGAGTTCACCGGTCTCGTCTCCCGGACCGATCTGATGACCGCGCTCACGATCCTCCAGTCGAGCGAGAGCGCGACATCTACACCGGACGCGCCACGGTCGCCAGACGAAACGATGCGCTGA